The segment ctgtgtccgtttgttttggagaagaagagacctctgcggataatttggctcccagtaaaaacctcctgaacaatggaCACCGAaagaattctaaccgggagaggtttcagctggttgctcgctgctagatgcctctaaatccccctaaatcttacacactggacctttaaatgccCTCAACTTTCAAaatcctcctgaacaatgaacactaaagaaATTCTAACAGGgaggagtttcagctggttgcaatctgcagtcctcaccactagatgtcactaacccccccctaaatcttacacactgtttctttaagGAGGTTTTTGTATTAAATTAAGAGCTGgctaaaaagacaaagatagtatAATACTGGAGGAGGATttttcacaacctggcaaccagGAAGTTTTCATTCTAAATGGCTTGAAGagcagcagtggttcccaactgatccagccacagggtccagatttcttcttagtcattagttcaaggtccacacagtttaatacatttagttCCATAtctgcgtttggccatgtcgagttagtttgctgtctctgttaagtagctttCCGTTGTGTTTGCGAGTCACGTGATCCACTTTTGGACCccgacccaccagctgggaaccactgctatagAGCAGTAGTGAATGATTAAAGGGTACTGCACCAGTTTAACACATCAAAGTCTGCAAAAAGTTTATGGCGTAACTGTGCATGTAGGGAAAAAAGTTGTACAAAGCATTGTGTGGCTCCAGCTGGAGCCTGATAAATCacctcaagtgacatcacttgagtcAGATTTGGTTGGTGCTGAAGACCACAggtttaaataattttttcaaTCTAAGCTTACTAGGCCTCTATAACCCACCCCTTCTtatctctgcttgaggctagcGGCTCAAGGCTACTTTAGCCTCTGCTAGCATAAGACACCTGAATCTCcaactgacctgcctgcagttgAGTGGGTGGGGTGAGGGGTTGTGGGTAATGTAGACGGAAGTTTTGACAAGAAAGAAGAACACGTGGAATAATTAAAGCGTTACACAAGTactcttttaaaaacaattaataaagcCATTAGTTAGTCTACAGCTTATAGATCCGTTATAAATGGTGTCATAGATCTTTAACTAAAACACATGTaacaccatcttgtttttattctttctttccttcaggACAACTGAAACAGAGACAAGGACACAGGGACGTACAGTTTCTCACCGAGGAAACTCACCCATCAGTCTACTTCCTGACATCACCCCTGCTGCTGTCTATGAGCTGCTCTGAGGCAGAGGATTGGACTTTCCAACAATCCTGACATACGGAAAAACCCTGTTGAAGCTCCCaccagcagcagcggcagcagcagcagacaccatgtcctctccttccctccccatgccctctctccctcccagcCCTCTGGCTATGGAGTACCTAAACGACTTTGACCTCCTCAAGTTTGAGGTGAAACCTGACACCCCTCCGCTCCCTCCCCCATGTGCGTATCCAAAATCAGGCCTCCCCCACGACCCCTCCAGTTCTCCATACACCAGCCATCCTCCGCAGGACTCCAGTTTGAGCTCCAGCCCTTACAACTCGCTGCCACCTTCACCGACGCTCAGCGATGCCCACCCACCACCTTCAggctcctcctccctctcttcgtcatcctcctccatctctttccCCCTCTCCATCTCCAACAGCTTCACCTCCGGCATCAGCTCCGGCTCTCAGGGGAACGTGGAAGGCAGTCCGGCCCACGGCGGGCCTCAGGGTCCCACCCCGGCCTCGCTGGAGGACCTGATCTGGCTGGCAGCACTGCAGCAACAGTTTGGAGGTGAAGTGACGGGGCCCGCCACTTTGCTGGGGGCCTTGGGGGGAGTGCCAGAGcgaggggacagagagagggggccGGTCAATGGCTTTCTGGGATGTGAGGATgctgtggaggctttactgaactcagctgctgcagctgtcagcTCACAGGTAACAGTCTGTCATTTCTTCTTGATGATTCTTATGAATGTTGTCATAAACAGACCTGACTCTTATGtgcctcttcatcctcttccatgctccccctctcctctttaGTTTCCAGGGCTTTCTCAGAGTTCGAGCAGTAACCTGGGAGACTCCAGCAGCGACAGCGGGGCCGACATCTCCTGCCCCAAAGGGACAGACATGTGCCATCGCCCGCTCGTCTTCCTCTCATCTGCCCCGCCCTCGCTCCCAAACGCCGCCCCCACCTCAGCTCCCTACCCACAACCCCTCAGCCCCCAGGGTCGCCTTCATCACCACCAGCATCACCATCATCAGCACCACCCGCACCACCCCATGCATGGCagccatcaccatcatcaccacccaCAACTTAATCAGGTACACTCATCAGTCCTGATCAGGTGAAATAGGTTGATCGTTGAATGACGACCAACAGGAAGTGTTCGTCAATACAACATGGGAGATTTCTGGAGGTGGAAGAACTGAGCAGTGACACTTGTTGCATTAGAGGGCTGAGCGGAAGGAGAGAGGGATCGCACAGTGAAGGATTAGGATTAGGACATTAGAACATGGTTATTAATGTCTGTGTCTATCTGAAGCATCACTTTAAGGATCACTCTCTGTGTGGCAACAACAAGTAGAGCTAAATCACTGGTGCAAAGTCTCCAATGAAAAACATGCATTTATCTGCTATACTTTACCCCCTCCTTCATTTAGCATTTATAACCACCACATAAGCATCTAATAAATGGTTTATAACACACTATAATGTCGTTGTAATCATATATGAGGACAGctttaagtgtttattaatgtacAATAATTGTCCTCAGTTATAATGCCTCCTATAGagaaatattttgtattattaacgCCAAGCAGTTAAAGTTgtcaataaatatattaatatttgctTCCTACTCTGCTGTGTTATAAACCATTTATTAAACACTTATGTGCTGCTTATAAATGCTACAAAATTTGGTAACTGATGTACTTAAATCTCTCTGTATTTCCTTAATCTTAAAGCCAATATTACGGATGAT is part of the Epinephelus moara isolate mb chromosome 10, YSFRI_EMoa_1.0, whole genome shotgun sequence genome and harbors:
- the nrl gene encoding neural retina-specific leucine zipper protein, with the translated sequence MSSPSLPMPSLPPSPLAMEYLNDFDLLKFEVKPDTPPLPPPCAYPKSGLPHDPSSSPYTSHPPQDSSLSSSPYNSLPPSPTLSDAHPPPSGSSSLSSSSSSISFPLSISNSFTSGISSGSQGNVEGSPAHGGPQGPTPASLEDLIWLAALQQQFGGEVTGPATLLGALGGVPERGDRERGPVNGFLGCEDAVEALLNSAAAAVSSQFPGLSQSSSSNLGDSSSDSGADISCPKGTDMCHRPLVFLSSAPPSLPNAAPTSAPYPQPLSPQGRLHHHQHHHHQHHPHHPMHGSHHHHHHPQLNQCGVNERFSDEQLVSLSVRELNRHLRGVSKDEVVRLKQKRRTLKNRGYAQSCRYKRLQHRHALESEKHVLTQQLDQLQCELTRVLRERDAYKARYEKLLSTNHGIGGDAPPTRTSNPPSPPPDYFL